The Geothrix oryzae DNA window CCGGGAGCCTAGCACAGGCGCTGATAGGCTGGAGGGGTCGCCATGTCCCACATCCCCCTTCCCGAACGCCTCCGCCCCGCCACCCTCGACGAGGTGGTGGGCCAGGCCCACTTGCTGGGACCGAAGGGCGCCCTGACCCGGCTCACGGCCGGGGGGCGCCTGCCCTCCATGGTGATGTGGGGCCCGCCGGGCACGGGCAAGACCACCCTGGCCCGCATCCTGGCGGAGGCCACGGGCCACGGCTTCATGGAGTTCTCCGGGGTCAGCGGCAGCGCGGCGGAGCTGAAGAAGTTCCTGGCCGACAGCCGCGAGATGCCCCTGTTCCGCACGGTGCCCCCCGTGGTGTTCCTGGACGAGATCCACCGCTTCAACCGGGCCCAGCAGGACATCCTGCTGCCCTTCCTGGAGCGCGGCGAAGCCATCCTCATCGGCGCCACCACGGAAAACCCCGCCTTCTACCTGAACCCGGCGCTCCGCAGCCGCTGCCAGCTCATCGCGCTGAAGCCCCTGGAACCAGTCCACATCCAGCAGGTGCTGAAGCGGGCCTGGGCCAGGGAGCGGTCCGGGCAGCCGGAGCCCGGAGAAGTCTTCGAGTGGCTCTCACACTGGGCTGGCGGCGACCTGCGCTCGGCGTTGTCCGGCCTGGAAACCTGGATGGAGATGCCGGATCCCGACCTGGAATCCCTCCAGGGGGCCCTGGGCGGCCGCATGATGTTCGATCGCGCCGATGGCCACTACGACCTGGCCAGCGCCTTCCAAAAGAGCCTGCGGGGCTCTGACGCGGACGCCGCCCTCTA harbors:
- a CDS encoding replication-associated recombination protein A, with the protein product MSHIPLPERLRPATLDEVVGQAHLLGPKGALTRLTAGGRLPSMVMWGPPGTGKTTLARILAEATGHGFMEFSGVSGSAAELKKFLADSREMPLFRTVPPVVFLDEIHRFNRAQQDILLPFLERGEAILIGATTENPAFYLNPALRSRCQLIALKPLEPVHIQQVLKRAWARERSGQPEPGEVFEWLSHWAGGDLRSALSGLETWMEMPDPDLESLQGALGGRMMFDRADGHYDLASAFQKSLRGSDADAALYYLSRMIRGGEDPRFIARRLMVCAAEDVGNADPQAFLLSEAASRAVEQIGWPEARIPLAQAIIYVANAPKSNATVLAVDAALAADDAPIPEAIRDAHTATARKAGRGVGYHYSHDDYDREQAFLPDKLRGLSFYEPKRPQERSWRDRQEPDATALSTLWQAWTEAHPEGGELPLEDWSAELACSREALARALAKLAQGRFTLGRKLEAKPI